A region of Litorilinea aerophila DNA encodes the following proteins:
- a CDS encoding STAS domain-containing protein: MQLQVDEQIRRTIQVKIPGRLDIVSAPEVKEQLERYLAEGVTDFVIDLSETPFMDSAGLAVLVSLLRRCRNQGGTVKLVWPRSEHVQRTLTLTRFDQVFDIIGRESAG; the protein is encoded by the coding sequence ATGCAGCTACAGGTAGATGAACAGATCCGACGAACCATCCAGGTAAAAATCCCAGGCCGGCTGGATATCGTCAGCGCGCCGGAAGTGAAAGAGCAGTTGGAGCGATACCTGGCCGAGGGCGTGACCGATTTTGTGATCGACCTCTCGGAAACTCCATTCATGGACAGTGCCGGCCTGGCGGTCCTGGTTTCCTTGTTGCGCCGCTGTCGGAACCAGGGCGGCACGGTCAAGCTGGTCTGGCCGCGCTCCGAGCATGTCCAGCGCACCCTCACGTTGACGCGCTTTGACCAGGTCTTCGACATCATCGGCCGCGAATCGGCTGGTTGA
- a CDS encoding ATP-binding protein has protein sequence MTSIASRSMVLPTQLSRLVELEQVIAEMLAYLPPLANAEAVQYNVVLALHEHCVNIVKHAYGGQEGQFTVIFNVQCDPTCIQIDTYDTGPCQFNASGWQPPDLEEPPLHGLGIFLMRQLMDLVEYELTAQGNHWRLVKYLSTAADAAAVDAVEADEGPGSQEPMFQLPCEP, from the coding sequence ATGACAAGCATTGCATCCCGAAGCATGGTCTTGCCGACCCAACTGTCACGCCTCGTTGAGCTGGAGCAGGTGATTGCCGAAATGCTGGCGTATCTTCCGCCCCTGGCCAATGCGGAGGCCGTCCAGTATAACGTGGTGCTGGCCCTCCATGAGCACTGCGTCAACATCGTCAAGCATGCCTATGGCGGGCAGGAGGGCCAGTTCACGGTGATCTTCAACGTGCAGTGTGATCCCACCTGCATCCAGATCGACACCTACGACACGGGCCCCTGTCAGTTCAACGCCAGCGGCTGGCAGCCGCCCGACCTGGAGGAGCCACCCCTCCATGGGCTGGGCATTTTCCTCATGCGCCAACTCATGGACCTGGTGGAGTACGAATTGACTGCCCAGGGCAACCACTGGCGGCTGGTGAAATATCTGTCCACAGCCGCCGACGCGGCTGCCGTCGATGCCGTAGAGGCAGACGAGGGGCCAGGGAGCCAGGAGCCCATGTTTCAGCTCCCATGCGAACCCTGA
- a CDS encoding dolichyl-phosphate beta-glucosyltransferase → MVEQRTEPQTLTRNGLAWSQGAPTLEGGVADPACPPTNQSYGSHPMAGGMEDPYARYLRWKTQPLQTTPYLSVVIPTYNEAERIVPTIGAVASYICHQDIPWELIVADDGSKDHTVSLCAGLELANLRILKADQNGGKGSAVQRGVLAARGARILFMDADNSTPIEELERFMQCMDDGYDVVIGSRAAAGAQEAHRTWLRQLMSRVLRTLIRPVLGLTIRDTQCGFKLFTREAARAIFQKQTIMGFSFDLEILYLAHKYGFKIAELPVHWVDAPGSKVDKWKEARRFLKAILQIKWNDYRGLYG, encoded by the coding sequence ATGGTGGAACAGAGAACGGAACCCCAAACGCTGACCCGTAACGGCCTGGCCTGGAGCCAGGGCGCACCAACCCTGGAGGGCGGGGTGGCGGATCCCGCCTGCCCGCCAACGAACCAATCCTACGGCAGCCATCCCATGGCCGGAGGGATGGAGGACCCCTACGCCCGTTATCTTCGCTGGAAGACCCAACCGTTGCAGACGACACCGTATCTGTCGGTCGTCATCCCAACCTACAACGAGGCAGAGCGAATTGTGCCGACGATTGGGGCTGTGGCCTCCTACATTTGTCACCAGGATATCCCCTGGGAACTGATCGTCGCCGATGACGGCTCCAAGGACCACACCGTCTCCCTCTGTGCCGGCCTGGAGCTGGCCAACCTGCGCATTCTCAAGGCGGATCAAAATGGCGGCAAGGGAAGCGCGGTGCAGCGTGGCGTGTTGGCCGCCCGGGGCGCCCGAATCCTTTTCATGGACGCGGACAATTCAACCCCCATCGAGGAATTGGAGCGCTTCATGCAGTGCATGGACGACGGATATGACGTGGTTATCGGCTCCCGGGCAGCGGCAGGGGCCCAGGAGGCCCACCGGACGTGGCTCCGTCAGCTCATGAGCCGGGTCCTGCGCACCCTGATTCGCCCGGTCCTCGGCCTGACTATCCGGGATACCCAGTGTGGATTCAAGCTATTCACCCGGGAAGCTGCCCGGGCCATCTTTCAGAAGCAGACCATCATGGGTTTCTCATTCGACCTGGAGATCCTCTACCTGGCCCACAAATATGGATTCAAAATTGCCGAACTGCCGGTCCACTGGGTGGATGCCCCGGGCTCGAAAGTGGACAAATGGAAGGAAGCTCGACGCTTCCTGAAAGCCATCCTTCAGATCAAATGGAACGATTACCGGGGGCTTTACGGCTGA
- a CDS encoding glycosyltransferase, whose amino-acid sequence MHIALITTYPPGRGSLNEYAHHFVRALRGKEEIHHLTLLVDELPHGQAYPQPEDRPGLATLEIVPCWRFNDPANPWRILRQIQRVQPDLALFNLQFASFGDKKIPAMLGLITPMLVRLAGYPSMVLLHNIMETVDLRSAGYARHRVLEWLMRGAGTLATYALLQADLVALTIPKYVEIFRTKYRARNVLLAPHGSFDDQVAMPSFETPPGPRRIMAFGKFGTYKRIEVMVEALERLEERGYRDLELVIAGTDSPNAKGYLDEMKRRYAHISNLRFLGYVPEEEVADVFRSATVVVFPYTSTTGSSGVLHQAGSYGCAVALPNIGDFAEVITEEGYTGEFFEPNDPDSLADAIAHLLDDEELRQSMGMRNFLASRGLPIADVLDWYVLHFQELLAKRGRRHTATTPAPVRTASAGSQVEQARG is encoded by the coding sequence ATGCACATCGCCTTGATCACCACCTATCCCCCAGGACGGGGTAGCCTGAACGAATATGCCCATCACTTCGTTCGTGCCCTGCGAGGCAAGGAGGAGATCCATCACCTCACCCTGCTGGTGGATGAACTCCCCCATGGGCAGGCGTATCCCCAGCCGGAGGACCGGCCGGGGCTGGCCACCCTGGAGATCGTGCCCTGCTGGCGATTCAACGATCCGGCCAACCCGTGGCGAATTCTGCGGCAGATCCAGCGAGTCCAGCCGGATCTGGCCCTGTTCAACCTGCAGTTTGCCAGCTTTGGTGACAAAAAGATCCCGGCCATGTTGGGCCTGATTACCCCCATGTTGGTGCGCCTGGCCGGCTATCCCAGCATGGTCCTGTTGCACAACATCATGGAGACGGTGGACCTCCGCAGCGCAGGCTATGCCCGGCACCGGGTGCTGGAATGGCTCATGCGGGGAGCTGGCACCCTGGCCACCTATGCCCTCCTGCAGGCTGACCTGGTGGCCCTGACCATCCCGAAATATGTGGAGATCTTCCGCACCAAATATCGGGCCCGAAACGTACTGCTGGCGCCCCATGGCAGCTTTGATGACCAGGTGGCCATGCCCTCTTTTGAAACGCCGCCAGGGCCTCGCCGGATCATGGCATTTGGCAAGTTTGGCACCTACAAGCGGATCGAAGTGATGGTCGAAGCCCTGGAGCGGCTGGAGGAGCGAGGCTACCGCGATCTGGAACTGGTCATCGCGGGCACCGACAGCCCCAATGCCAAGGGGTATCTGGATGAGATGAAACGCCGCTACGCCCATATCTCCAACTTGCGGTTCCTGGGCTACGTCCCCGAAGAGGAAGTGGCCGACGTCTTTCGCTCTGCTACCGTGGTGGTCTTTCCCTACACCAGCACCACGGGGAGCTCCGGCGTCCTTCACCAGGCGGGCAGCTATGGGTGCGCAGTGGCCCTGCCCAACATCGGCGACTTTGCTGAAGTCATCACCGAGGAAGGGTACACAGGCGAGTTTTTTGAACCCAATGATCCCGATAGCCTGGCCGATGCCATCGCCCACCTGTTGGACGACGAAGAGCTACGACAGAGCATGGGCATGCGCAACTTCCTGGCCTCCCGGGGCCTTCCCATCGCGGACGTGCTGGACTGGTATGTGTTGCACTTTCAGGAGCTACTGGCCAAACGGGGTCGGCGCCACACCGCCACCACGCCGGCCCCTGTCAGAACAGCCAGCGCCGGCAGCCAGGTAGAGCAAGCCCGAGGATGA
- a CDS encoding YigZ family protein produces the protein MAPGSRYPIPAQTHRVEEEIKRSRFITTLGYTPTVEAARDFIAQVSAEFADASHNCWAYVVGPPGSTAQVGMSDAGEPHGTAGRPMLTVLLHSGVGDVTAVVTRYFGGTLLGKGGLVKAYSGGVQLALASLPTVEKVPTVTLQVVLDYAAVTPVKRLLPAYEAEILDEGYAAQVTYRLKVPEEQASPLVQALTELTHGQAEVDVLG, from the coding sequence ATGGCTCCGGGCAGTCGCTACCCGATTCCGGCCCAGACTCACCGGGTGGAAGAGGAAATCAAGCGGAGTCGTTTCATCACCACCCTGGGCTACACCCCCACCGTGGAGGCGGCCCGGGACTTCATTGCCCAGGTCAGCGCGGAGTTTGCCGACGCCAGCCACAACTGCTGGGCCTACGTGGTAGGTCCACCGGGCAGCACGGCCCAGGTGGGCATGAGCGATGCGGGGGAGCCCCACGGCACAGCCGGGCGGCCCATGTTGACCGTCCTGTTGCACAGCGGCGTGGGCGATGTGACCGCGGTGGTGACCCGCTACTTCGGCGGCACCCTGTTGGGCAAGGGAGGGCTGGTCAAGGCCTACAGCGGCGGCGTCCAGCTTGCCCTGGCCAGCTTGCCCACCGTGGAAAAGGTGCCGACGGTGACGCTTCAGGTGGTGTTGGACTACGCGGCAGTCACCCCGGTGAAGCGACTCCTGCCGGCCTACGAAGCCGAAATCCTGGACGAAGGGTATGCGGCCCAGGTCACCTACCGGCTCAAAGTGCCCGAGGAACAGGCTTCCCCCCTGGTCCAGGCCCTGACCGAGTTAACCCACGGCCAGGCAGAGGTGGATGTGCTGGGCTAG
- a CDS encoding STAS domain-containing protein, translated as MNQLEMQPTSQTAVVPIAGRFDAHQVPHVQKTLASAYASGAHTIIVDLSEVNFVDSSALATLVQAMKRCREQDGELILCGVRQPVRIIFELTRLDKAFRIFNSLEEAQMAAVQAG; from the coding sequence ATGAACCAGCTCGAGATGCAGCCCACCAGCCAGACGGCCGTGGTACCCATCGCCGGACGGTTCGATGCCCACCAGGTGCCCCATGTCCAGAAGACGCTGGCCTCGGCGTACGCCAGCGGCGCCCACACCATCATTGTGGACCTCTCAGAAGTCAACTTTGTCGATTCCAGCGCCCTGGCCACCCTGGTCCAGGCCATGAAACGCTGTCGGGAGCAGGATGGAGAATTGATCCTGTGTGGCGTGCGCCAACCGGTGCGGATCATCTTTGAATTGACCCGGCTGGACAAAGCTTTCCGAATTTTTAACAGCCTCGAAGAGGCACAGATGGCAGCCGTCCAGGCTGGCTAG
- a CDS encoding NHL repeat-containing protein produces MHSSGPITHIAYLMSPQADQPVGVRVVEPPPDTRQFQRGNLYALVELPANMPDREALADRLLSVMQRTYYTLRGSQSQVMTEAVRQAYALLRQHGLALPNVDASSVGILCAALLHDRLMVATTGSAFALVKADDKVHMFPSELMRLTPDQLQEAEPQVEVFRQQVRAHDVMFVGAGAWLDRVPVRYLAGVVAYVTVDNCMDAAGDLYAQSGGADLPGLLAVLESVGSPPPSGTGPRPTPPRRPRLGGLPTSFSTLPPVRMPPTAPPTGPSAVAPVAASAPPTSYSSVAPAATARASPTPAAPGSPAAAVEDMDPPQTREDVPLPGRQSVARLAAALLAALQAGWSQLRTLLSRTLPERRQGVAETGDGAEGAFATPAEDLSPAFSPGMDHDVLAEGADLQVTDQVTDMEAAGWVGEALPVDEEVEGTGEAESPPPTRQSDAEDGQADPASGPLASIPPMTFTPPAPTRGARARLFLFLALAILVLVPIATFAVYWGDGADRRAEAVQLTDAAEARLLSARTALDLGDKSTARQMLAEAQEFLLEAIALDGRDERRDQLAAQIEQDLQDVLQVQLLYGLTDPILTFPPDALPTRLVVVNEDIFILDRGRQAIRRYRFDPALGVVVEPEGEPVIAQGDVIQGTTVGELADMAWLPLVPGFEDRASLLVVDRNNHVFRYDPRVAGPTRLLFAGEEDWRAIDQVETYLGRIYLADEETGEIYRYSAGRYDVAPHLWFAPQTQVNLAGLVSMRIDGDIWFLFEDGRLLRYNSGEQVPFSLEDSVGLAQEPSDLAITTQGQGSIFVVDGANQRVLVFDKEGTYRHQLQSPEGEQLRGLTGIYLDEVAKQMYLLTRSGLYRHPLID; encoded by the coding sequence ATGCACTCATCTGGACCGATCACCCATATTGCCTACCTGATGAGTCCCCAGGCCGACCAGCCTGTGGGCGTCCGAGTCGTGGAACCACCGCCAGATACCCGGCAGTTCCAGCGGGGCAATCTATACGCCCTGGTGGAGCTGCCAGCCAACATGCCCGACCGGGAAGCCCTTGCGGACAGGTTGCTGAGCGTCATGCAGCGCACCTACTACACCCTGCGGGGCAGCCAGTCCCAGGTGATGACCGAGGCGGTGCGCCAGGCCTACGCCCTCCTGCGCCAGCATGGGCTGGCACTTCCCAACGTGGACGCGAGCTCCGTCGGCATTCTGTGCGCGGCCCTGCTCCACGATCGGCTGATGGTCGCCACTACCGGGTCTGCCTTCGCCCTGGTCAAAGCCGATGACAAAGTCCACATGTTTCCCTCGGAGCTGATGCGGCTCACCCCGGACCAGCTCCAGGAGGCCGAGCCCCAGGTGGAGGTCTTTCGCCAGCAGGTCCGGGCCCACGACGTGATGTTCGTGGGCGCAGGCGCCTGGCTGGACCGGGTGCCGGTGCGCTATCTGGCTGGCGTGGTGGCTTACGTCACCGTGGACAACTGCATGGACGCTGCCGGTGACCTCTACGCCCAGAGTGGAGGGGCCGACCTGCCCGGCCTGCTGGCCGTGCTGGAATCTGTGGGGTCGCCGCCGCCGTCGGGTACCGGCCCGCGCCCCACGCCGCCCCGCCGTCCCCGGCTGGGCGGGCTGCCCACCAGCTTCAGCACCCTGCCGCCGGTGCGTATGCCGCCTACTGCTCCCCCGACGGGTCCGTCGGCCGTGGCCCCGGTGGCCGCGTCGGCCCCGCCGACTTCCTATTCCTCCGTGGCGCCGGCCGCCACCGCCCGTGCCAGCCCCACGCCCGCGGCTCCAGGCTCCCCCGCAGCGGCCGTAGAGGACATGGATCCACCCCAGACGAGAGAAGACGTCCCACTGCCTGGCCGTCAAAGCGTGGCGCGCCTGGCGGCCGCCCTCCTGGCTGCCCTGCAGGCCGGCTGGTCCCAGCTCCGCACCCTCCTTTCCAGGACCCTGCCGGAGCGCCGACAGGGTGTTGCGGAGACAGGCGACGGGGCGGAGGGGGCCTTCGCGACCCCGGCGGAGGATTTGTCCCCAGCCTTCTCCCCGGGGATGGACCACGACGTCCTGGCCGAAGGGGCAGACCTCCAGGTAACCGACCAGGTAACCGACATGGAGGCAGCAGGCTGGGTGGGGGAAGCCCTCCCGGTTGACGAGGAGGTCGAGGGAACAGGTGAAGCGGAGAGCCCGCCGCCGACGCGCCAGTCGGACGCCGAGGACGGGCAGGCCGATCCCGCCTCGGGGCCGCTGGCCTCCATCCCACCCATGACCTTCACGCCGCCCGCGCCTACCCGGGGCGCCCGGGCGCGTCTCTTCCTCTTCCTGGCCCTGGCCATCCTGGTGTTGGTCCCCATCGCCACCTTTGCCGTCTACTGGGGGGATGGCGCCGACCGTCGGGCCGAGGCGGTCCAGTTGACCGACGCAGCCGAAGCCCGGCTGCTCAGCGCGCGGACGGCCCTGGATTTGGGCGACAAGTCGACCGCCCGCCAGATGTTGGCCGAGGCCCAGGAGTTCCTGCTGGAAGCCATCGCACTGGACGGCCGTGACGAACGGCGTGATCAACTGGCCGCCCAGATTGAACAGGATCTTCAGGATGTGCTCCAGGTTCAGCTCCTCTACGGACTCACCGACCCCATCCTGACCTTCCCCCCCGATGCCTTACCCACCCGCCTGGTGGTCGTCAATGAAGACATCTTTATCCTGGATCGGGGACGACAGGCCATCCGGCGTTATCGTTTTGACCCCGCCCTGGGGGTGGTGGTGGAGCCCGAGGGCGAGCCGGTGATCGCCCAGGGGGATGTGATCCAGGGCACCACGGTGGGCGAACTGGCTGATATGGCCTGGCTGCCCCTGGTGCCGGGCTTTGAGGATCGGGCCAGCCTCCTGGTGGTAGATCGCAACAACCACGTCTTCCGCTACGACCCCCGGGTGGCGGGCCCCACCCGCCTGTTGTTTGCCGGCGAGGAAGACTGGCGCGCCATTGACCAGGTGGAGACCTATCTGGGGCGGATTTATCTGGCCGATGAAGAGACCGGTGAGATCTATCGCTACTCGGCCGGGCGCTACGATGTGGCCCCTCACCTCTGGTTTGCTCCCCAGACCCAGGTCAACCTGGCCGGGTTGGTCTCCATGCGGATCGACGGCGACATCTGGTTCCTGTTCGAAGATGGCCGGCTGCTGCGCTATAACTCTGGCGAACAGGTGCCCTTTTCCCTGGAAGACAGTGTGGGGCTAGCCCAGGAACCCAGCGATCTGGCCATCACCACCCAAGGTCAGGGCTCGATTTTTGTGGTGGACGGGGCGAACCAGCGGGTGTTGGTCTTCGACAAGGAGGGCACCTACCGGCATCAACTCCAGTCCCCCGAAGGGGAGCAACTCCGCGGCCTGACGGGTATTTACCTGGACGAAGTGGCCAAGCAGATGTATCTGTTGACCCGGTCCGGCCTCTACCGACATCCCCTTATCGACTGA
- a CDS encoding ATP-binding protein has product MDMQTIETSGRTAPSPEAKPEKLLYELCLSIDVSLDARAMFAQALAAIQRHLHCSAVAVYLLDSGLGPCRAFCALPESPAENVAVQVVEQFLAGGKGQAASPVAWWASLPRQGETRQGGFYHLLPLEELGWLVLTCPTAPLDAALLQSLAPILRKLAQAGQACLQRERIEAAYSQTLWVRNIYRSLMESIPSIVLAMDAEGRFQVVEGSGLKHHGIVPEELLGRSVFELYSYSDVLEHIRAAFAGETRRVMVRYDHRSYDTIYRPVIQPDGQVHGVICAAHDVSARQDAIDTLTAVLNTVDEGVVTTDEQGVINLVNAQVTHLFDYPAEELVGQPLWILLAPLCRPTQPVTDLQDFLDTKYREDPRYFLDLQGITRGGRVFPVEMRIQPFQLAERRQFTVSIRDITERKEYERLRDDFVSTVSHELRTPLASIMGWTETLLTEHPGPLNDLQHRFLEMVYASSQRLDKLIEELLTVSRIQRGTLRLKVRTFEPQRLVQEVCQSLAPQLASRGLQLIVEDDWPAGHQAEGDPERLEQVLRHLLSNAIKFSQDGQEVRVRSRYLDGAWHLEVQDQGIGVSAEEIPLIFQRFYRGQAARQGEIPGTGLGLYLARAIVEAHGGRLIFQSVPGQGTHVQCHIPVQYSPPQEVPAPSR; this is encoded by the coding sequence ATGGACATGCAGACGATCGAAACATCCGGGCGAACCGCCCCTTCGCCCGAGGCGAAACCCGAAAAGCTCCTGTACGAGCTGTGCCTTTCCATCGACGTCAGCCTGGATGCCCGGGCCATGTTCGCCCAGGCCCTGGCGGCCATCCAGCGTCATCTACACTGTTCCGCCGTCGCCGTCTATTTGCTGGACTCCGGCCTGGGGCCGTGTCGAGCCTTCTGCGCCTTGCCGGAAAGTCCGGCAGAAAACGTAGCCGTACAGGTTGTCGAGCAATTCCTGGCTGGTGGGAAAGGGCAGGCGGCCAGCCCGGTCGCATGGTGGGCATCCCTGCCCCGACAGGGAGAGACTCGGCAGGGTGGGTTCTATCATTTATTGCCTCTGGAGGAGTTGGGCTGGCTGGTGCTCACATGTCCAACAGCGCCCCTGGATGCGGCCCTGCTCCAAAGCCTGGCACCCATCCTGCGCAAGCTGGCCCAGGCCGGCCAGGCCTGCCTTCAGCGGGAGCGGATCGAAGCCGCCTATAGTCAGACCCTGTGGGTGCGCAACATTTATCGTTCGCTGATGGAATCCATCCCGTCCATTGTGCTGGCCATGGATGCTGAGGGGCGCTTTCAGGTGGTGGAAGGTTCGGGACTAAAGCACCACGGCATTGTCCCCGAGGAGCTTTTGGGGCGCTCTGTCTTCGAACTGTACTCCTATTCCGACGTCCTGGAGCACATCCGTGCTGCCTTTGCCGGGGAGACCCGCAGGGTGATGGTACGCTATGATCATCGCAGTTACGATACCATCTACCGGCCGGTGATTCAGCCGGATGGTCAGGTCCACGGGGTTATCTGCGCCGCACACGATGTCTCTGCGCGGCAGGATGCCATCGACACCCTGACGGCAGTACTCAACACGGTGGATGAGGGTGTGGTGACCACAGATGAGCAGGGCGTGATCAACCTGGTCAACGCCCAGGTGACCCACCTGTTTGACTACCCGGCCGAGGAGCTGGTCGGCCAGCCCCTCTGGATCTTACTGGCACCCCTCTGCCGCCCTACCCAACCGGTAACTGATCTGCAGGATTTCCTGGACACCAAATATCGGGAGGATCCGCGCTACTTCCTGGATTTACAGGGGATCACCCGGGGTGGACGGGTCTTTCCCGTGGAGATGCGCATCCAACCCTTTCAACTGGCCGAACGACGTCAGTTTACCGTCTCCATTCGGGATATCACCGAGCGCAAGGAGTACGAACGCCTGCGCGACGACTTCGTCTCGACCGTCTCCCACGAGTTGCGTACCCCGCTGGCCTCCATCATGGGGTGGACAGAAACCCTGCTGACGGAGCACCCGGGTCCTTTGAACGATTTGCAACACCGCTTTCTGGAGATGGTGTATGCGAGCTCCCAGCGCCTGGATAAGCTCATCGAGGAGTTGCTGACGGTTTCACGCATCCAGCGGGGCACGCTGCGGCTCAAGGTGCGCACCTTTGAGCCGCAGCGGCTGGTGCAGGAGGTCTGTCAGTCCCTGGCACCCCAGCTTGCCAGCCGGGGCCTTCAGCTGATTGTGGAGGATGACTGGCCTGCCGGACATCAGGCCGAGGGGGATCCGGAACGGCTGGAGCAGGTGCTCCGGCATCTGCTCAGCAATGCCATCAAGTTCAGTCAGGATGGGCAGGAGGTGCGGGTGCGCTCCCGCTATTTAGATGGCGCGTGGCATCTGGAAGTGCAGGATCAAGGCATCGGCGTATCGGCCGAGGAGATTCCCCTGATCTTCCAGCGTTTTTATCGCGGACAGGCGGCCCGCCAGGGGGAGATACCGGGAACGGGCCTGGGGCTGTATCTGGCCAGGGCTATCGTGGAGGCCCACGGCGGGCGCCTGATTTTTCAGAGTGTCCCAGGCCAGGGCACCCACGTGCAGTGCCACATTCCGGTGCAGTACTCCCCGCCCCAGGAAGTCCCTGCGCCGTCGCGGTGA
- a CDS encoding PP2C family protein-serine/threonine phosphatase produces MNQIQQINTQWAVAPALEVLEAPQEAIFPKALQEQVQCQPQAAKHILIVEDDVSLREWIEFELTFAGYQVTTAADGLSALAALQSMPTPDLILLDVQLPGMNGFEICNTIQQWPETAGVPVIFLTARGALEDKLQGFAVGGVDYLTKPFKMAELKARIQALLRSRERQRTQLLKEAAQHLDEEMAEAALIQKALMSRPPANLPGLDIYATCRPAKAVGGDIYDIYVQSGSHLHLTVADVSGKGLAAALITAQVRTILREATRTLASPAAALAHVNARLYEDLAAIGKFVTIFAGTYVPSECSLRYANAGHSVAIYRPSEGPPRILEPTGMPLGILQDTQYEEAVLPFARGDLLVVCSDGFPEAFNPAGNMFGYGRLLRILDDVAPEHTAAEIGAALLEEVSAFMGHCEQSDDQTLIVIKGAG; encoded by the coding sequence TTGAATCAGATTCAGCAGATCAATACCCAGTGGGCCGTTGCCCCCGCCCTGGAAGTGCTCGAAGCGCCCCAGGAAGCAATATTCCCGAAGGCGCTCCAGGAGCAGGTACAATGCCAGCCCCAAGCCGCCAAACATATCCTGATCGTGGAGGACGACGTCTCCCTGCGAGAATGGATTGAATTCGAGCTCACCTTCGCCGGCTACCAGGTGACAACTGCTGCCGATGGCCTGAGCGCCCTGGCGGCCTTGCAATCCATGCCGACGCCGGACCTGATCCTGCTGGATGTGCAGCTTCCAGGCATGAACGGTTTCGAGATCTGCAACACCATCCAGCAGTGGCCCGAAACAGCCGGCGTGCCTGTGATCTTCCTCACGGCCCGGGGAGCCCTGGAAGACAAGCTGCAGGGCTTTGCGGTCGGCGGGGTCGATTACCTGACAAAGCCCTTCAAGATGGCCGAATTAAAGGCTCGCATTCAGGCGCTCCTCCGTTCCCGGGAACGGCAGCGGACCCAGCTCCTGAAAGAGGCCGCGCAGCACCTGGACGAGGAGATGGCGGAGGCAGCCCTGATCCAGAAGGCGTTGATGAGCCGGCCGCCGGCCAACCTGCCAGGGCTGGACATCTATGCCACCTGCCGGCCAGCCAAAGCGGTAGGCGGTGACATCTACGACATCTACGTACAGTCAGGTTCCCACCTGCACCTGACGGTGGCCGACGTCAGCGGCAAGGGACTGGCCGCAGCCCTGATCACCGCCCAGGTCCGTACCATCCTGCGGGAGGCGACCCGCACCCTTGCCTCACCCGCTGCGGCCCTGGCCCACGTCAACGCCCGCCTGTACGAAGATCTGGCAGCGATCGGCAAATTTGTCACCATCTTCGCGGGCACCTATGTGCCGTCCGAGTGCAGCCTGCGCTATGCCAACGCCGGCCACTCTGTGGCCATCTACCGACCATCCGAGGGTCCTCCCCGGATCCTGGAGCCGACAGGCATGCCCCTGGGCATCCTGCAGGATACCCAATACGAAGAGGCGGTCCTCCCCTTTGCCCGCGGGGACTTGCTGGTGGTCTGTTCCGACGGGTTTCCGGAAGCTTTCAACCCGGCGGGGAATATGTTTGGCTATGGTCGGCTCTTACGCATCCTGGACGATGTCGCGCCGGAGCACACCGCAGCAGAGATCGGCGCGGCCCTGCTGGAGGAGGTATCGGCGTTCATGGGCCATTGTGAGCAATCTGATGACCAAACCTTGATCGTCATCAAGGGGGCAGGATGA